The Candidatus Bathyarchaeia archaeon DNA segment GAACGACAAGTCAAAAGCGACAAAGAACTCAAGTATGGCTGCGTGCTGGAGCTTGAGGGATTCGGCACTAAAGGCTACGTTTACGTTTTAGGGAGGGATTAGTAAATGAGTAGCGAACCCATAGAAAGAAGAGTTTCCTATCTTGGCGATAGGCTTAGAGGAAGACGCTGCCAAATATGCGGAAAAGAATATTTCGAATTTAGAGACTACTGCGGAAATTGCGGAAGAAAAAGCTTCGGAAAAATGGTTGACATAGACCTTTTCTACGAGAAGGGCAAACTTGAAATATGCACACTTGTGAATGAGCCAACAAACAAATTCACAAAACTGGGAAGTTACATTTACGGAATAGTTTCATTTCACGATGGGAAAATACGGGTTCCGGGCAGACTGACGGATCGCATGATAAAGCAAGGGGAAAACATTGATTTTTCGGTTTTGGAAGGAAGAGAAGTTGTTCCAAGGTTTAGAAGGCGTTATTCAGTGGATAGAAGCGACGTTATTCCAACAATTTCTTTGGCGTTCACCTTCGCAGACGAATATTACCCCTACCAAGAATACACTGTGGCAAAACCTAACAAGGAATACGACAATCCAGGAATAGTTGGCTACGGAGTTTACACGTCAAAGTTTAGGATAAGGGAAGGAAACATTGAACGTTCAGTACCGTTCATTGACGAAGACTCCATAACTGCGGCTGTAGAAGCTGGAAAAACAGCACTGATTCATTCAGGCGTTGACAGTGCGCTTGTCGGCAAAATATACGTGGGCTCCGAATCTAACCCTTACGCTGTCAAGCCCATCGCTTCCAAAGTGGCACAAGTGCTAAAATTGGGCGAGGAATGTGAAGATGTGCAGGGAGTAGACGCTGTCGACACGGAGTTTGCATGCAAAGCTGCAACAAGCATGTTTAAAGACGCAGCTTCGCTTGTAAGTTATCCCAAATCAAACATCCAATACGCCATGACCATAGGCACTGACAATTCTCAAGCGGCACCAAGAGACTGCCCCGGAGGCGAGTTAGACCTTTTCGTCGGCTTCGGCGCTTGCGCTTACATTTTTGGAAAACATGATGTCATAGCCGAGATTGAAGGGTGGTACTCGTGCACTTCGGACACTCCGGATTTCTGGCGAAGAGACGGCGAACCGTACCCAATGCACGGTGGACGCTTTACCGGAGACCCAGCTTACTTCAAACACATCAGAAAGTCAGCAAAGAAATTGATGGAACGGCTTAGCTTGCAAATCAGTGACATCGACTATTTTGTTGCTCACCAGCCCAACGTTCAGTTTCCAGTACGCATCGCGAAGGAGCTTGGATTTAAGGAAGAACAGTATTTGCCTTCATTGCAAGTGGCAAAGTTTGGCAATACGTATTCTGGTTCTTCGCCTGTTGGTCTTGCGGCAGTCTTGGACATTGCTAAACCTGAAGAGCGCATTTTAATTGCGAGTTATGGTTCTGGTGCTGGCAGCGACGCTTACTCGCTTGTCACTACGAGTCAGATAACGGATAAACGGAAACGGCAGAAGTTGACGGTTAAGTATCAGGCGGAAAATCCGTTCTTGGAATATGTGGATTACACAACGTATAGAAGATTAAAACTTGGAATGTAAGCAAACTTTAATAGTGATAGAATAACAAGTTACCAGCGGAGTCTAAACTAAATGTCCGCAAAAGAAGTACTCAGAGTCATATACGCACCACATAAAGCATTCAAAGAAATAATCCAAAAACCCGGATACAAAGGACCAATAATAATTATGGGATTATTTGTGTTGTCTTTTGCAATCTTTTATTATGTTCTTTCTTCGAGAGTTTATTATGACCAGACAGCGCCACAATTGTCATCAACAGAATTCGATAAATGGACAGAAGACGTTACCCTTTGGAATTCAAGTGCGGTTGTATCAGAGAATAACATGGACTACATTAAAGGCAGCTATTATGGAAACAAAAGTATTCAGTTCCATCTTGAAAATGAAACTCAGATTTCTATGGAATTAAAAATTCCAACCTCTTTAAACTGTCTGGGCGCTGACGGTTATGCGAATGTGTCGTTTAGAGTGAAAATAGTTGAACCGAA contains these protein-coding regions:
- a CDS encoding hydroxymethylglutaryl-CoA synthase; translation: MSSEPIERRVSYLGDRLRGRRCQICGKEYFEFRDYCGNCGRKSFGKMVDIDLFYEKGKLEICTLVNEPTNKFTKLGSYIYGIVSFHDGKIRVPGRLTDRMIKQGENIDFSVLEGREVVPRFRRRYSVDRSDVIPTISLAFTFADEYYPYQEYTVAKPNKEYDNPGIVGYGVYTSKFRIREGNIERSVPFIDEDSITAAVEAGKTALIHSGVDSALVGKIYVGSESNPYAVKPIASKVAQVLKLGEECEDVQGVDAVDTEFACKAATSMFKDAASLVSYPKSNIQYAMTIGTDNSQAAPRDCPGGELDLFVGFGACAYIFGKHDVIAEIEGWYSCTSDTPDFWRRDGEPYPMHGGRFTGDPAYFKHIRKSAKKLMERLSLQISDIDYFVAHQPNVQFPVRIAKELGFKEEQYLPSLQVAKFGNTYSGSSPVGLAAVLDIAKPEERILIASYGSGAGSDAYSLVTTSQITDKRKRQKLTVKYQAENPFLEYVDYTTYRRLKLGM